The proteins below are encoded in one region of Segatella copri:
- a CDS encoding glycosyltransferase family 8 protein, which produces MIHIACNIDDNYIMQCCTTLVSVMYNNRNEQITFHIIAEFLSNEAKSMLTEEVEKYNQQIHFYAYNLNMNLSSFKSAHISLAAYLRLFVADILPVEIHKILYLDCDLIINDSIKDLWETDVTSYAVAAVEDMWSGKANNYTRLEYPQEDTYFNSGVLIINLDYWRNAHLSKASLEFAEKYAEKLIFNDQDILNGLLHDRKLLIPFRWNIQDGFLRKRRHLRQQAIPKLIEELKHPVIIHFTGHRKPWLHICQSPYQKLFFKYLDMTRWKGIRPQTPWSWKLKTLIDSILYAMHLKVQKYDYKNIQAL; this is translated from the coding sequence ATGATTCATATAGCTTGTAACATAGATGATAATTACATCATGCAATGTTGTACTACTTTAGTTTCTGTCATGTACAATAACAGAAATGAACAGATAACATTCCATATCATTGCTGAGTTTCTCAGCAATGAGGCCAAAAGTATGCTTACAGAAGAAGTAGAAAAATACAATCAGCAAATACACTTTTATGCTTACAATCTAAACATGAATCTTTCATCGTTCAAAAGCGCCCACATATCGCTTGCAGCCTACCTGCGTCTTTTCGTGGCAGATATTCTACCTGTAGAGATACATAAAATTCTATATCTGGACTGCGATCTCATCATAAACGATTCTATAAAAGATTTGTGGGAGACAGATGTTACATCATACGCCGTAGCTGCAGTAGAAGACATGTGGAGCGGAAAAGCAAACAACTACACCCGGCTCGAATACCCTCAGGAAGATACCTATTTCAACTCGGGAGTACTCATCATCAATTTGGATTACTGGAGAAATGCCCATCTGAGTAAAGCCAGTTTGGAATTTGCAGAAAAATATGCAGAAAAGCTAATCTTCAACGATCAGGACATACTCAACGGACTTCTGCATGACAGAAAACTCCTGATACCCTTCAGATGGAACATACAAGATGGCTTTCTAAGAAAAAGAAGACATCTTCGCCAGCAAGCCATACCGAAACTGATAGAGGAATTAAAACATCCTGTCATCATACATTTCACAGGCCACAGAAAACCATGGCTCCATATATGCCAAAGTCCGTATCAAAAGCTATTCTTCAAATACCTGGACATGACAAGATGGAAGGGTATCCGACCTCAGACGCCATGGTCGTGGAAGCTCAAGACACTTATCGATAGTATATTATATGCAATGCACTTAAAAGTTCAAAAATACGATTATAAAAATATTCAAGCATTATGA
- a CDS encoding lysophospholipid acyltransferase family protein, with the protein MVKIVYAFFYAISLLPFRLLYCIADFEYFMMYYVIKYRRGIARKNLTSSFPEKSEEEIIDIEKKFYRWFSDYFFEAVKLLSISDKELRQRFQVINSEEVEQCFQEGQDVAAILGHYCNWEWLSCVGIKLPKTRIIGLIYHPLRNQAFDELFKRIRSHEENGVPVPKKDILRYLVDYKRKNIRSIFGYISDQGPKWENIHLWLPFLNHPETPVFTGGERIMRKMNDAVFYVEMSRPKRGYYTATYKLITRNPNSLPEHEITRRFFQMLEETIRKNPPYYLWTHNRWKRTREEFDKRYEVVKGKVVPRE; encoded by the coding sequence ATGGTTAAGATTGTTTATGCATTCTTTTATGCAATATCGCTGCTGCCTTTCAGGCTGCTCTATTGCATTGCCGACTTCGAGTACTTCATGATGTATTACGTCATCAAGTACCGCAGAGGTATTGCGCGTAAGAATCTCACCAGCTCTTTTCCCGAGAAATCAGAAGAAGAGATTATCGACATTGAGAAGAAGTTCTATCGCTGGTTCAGCGATTACTTCTTCGAGGCTGTCAAACTGCTCAGCATCAGTGACAAGGAGTTGCGCCAGCGATTCCAGGTCATCAACAGCGAGGAAGTGGAGCAATGTTTCCAGGAAGGTCAGGATGTGGCAGCCATCCTCGGTCATTACTGCAACTGGGAGTGGCTCTCATGTGTAGGCATCAAACTTCCTAAAACCCGCATCATAGGCCTCATCTATCATCCTCTGCGTAACCAAGCCTTCGATGAACTCTTCAAGCGCATCCGCTCTCACGAAGAAAACGGAGTGCCTGTCCCAAAGAAGGACATCCTCCGCTATCTCGTAGACTACAAACGCAAGAACATCCGCAGCATCTTCGGCTACATCAGCGACCAGGGTCCCAAGTGGGAAAACATCCACCTGTGGCTTCCTTTCCTCAACCATCCCGAAACCCCAGTATTTACTGGCGGTGAGAGAATCATGAGGAAGATGAACGATGCCGTGTTCTATGTAGAGATGTCCCGCCCTAAGCGCGGCTACTACACGGCAACCTACAAACTCATCACCCGCAATCCGAACTCCCTGCCGGAGCACGAGATTACCCGTCGCTTCTTCCAGATGCTGGAAGAAACCATCCGCAAGAATCCACCTTATTATTTATGGACGCATAACAGATGGAAGCGAACCAGGGAGGAGTTTGATAAGCGATATGAGGTGGTGAAGGGGAAAGTTGTACCGAGAGAATAG
- the miaB gene encoding tRNA (N6-isopentenyl adenosine(37)-C2)-methylthiotransferase MiaB, whose translation MKKLFIETYGCQMNVADSEVVASVMQMAGYEICEKEEEADAIFLNTCSIRENAENKIYHRLDTLHAEQKKGRKVILGVLGCMAERVKDDLIQNHYANLVCGPDSYLNLPDMIAQCEMGTNAINIELSKTETYRDIVPQRIGGNRVSGFVSIMRGCNNFCHYCIVPYTRGRERSRDAESILREVRDLQQRGFKEVTLLGQNVNSYGLSPSGKREEGSLSFAELLHMVAQAVPDMRVRFTTSNPEDMTEDILHAIAEEPNLCKHIHFPAQSGSNKILKLMNRKYTREEYLQRIADIKRIIPGCGITTDIFVGYHDETEEDHQETLSLVKEVGFDSAFMFKYSERPGTYAAKHLPDNVSEETKIARLNELIKLQTEVSAEQNKKDEGKVFTILIENFSKRSREQMMGRTEQNKAVVIDKGNHHIGEFVKVRITGSTSATLFGEEVKE comes from the coding sequence ATGAAGAAACTATTTATTGAGACTTATGGCTGCCAGATGAACGTGGCAGACAGTGAGGTAGTTGCCTCTGTGATGCAGATGGCTGGCTACGAAATTTGTGAGAAAGAAGAAGAGGCTGATGCCATCTTCCTGAACACCTGCAGTATCCGCGAGAATGCAGAGAACAAGATTTATCATCGCCTCGACACCCTGCATGCAGAGCAGAAAAAGGGAAGAAAGGTGATTCTCGGCGTTTTGGGCTGTATGGCAGAGCGCGTGAAGGATGACCTCATCCAGAACCACTATGCCAATCTCGTTTGCGGACCAGACAGCTATCTCAACCTGCCGGATATGATTGCGCAGTGCGAGATGGGAACCAACGCCATCAACATCGAACTCTCTAAGACCGAGACTTACCGTGACATCGTACCTCAGCGCATCGGTGGCAACAGAGTGAGCGGTTTCGTAAGCATCATGCGTGGTTGCAACAACTTCTGCCACTACTGCATCGTGCCTTATACCCGTGGACGTGAGCGCAGCCGCGATGCTGAGAGCATCCTGCGTGAGGTTCGCGATTTGCAGCAGCGTGGCTTCAAGGAGGTTACCCTGCTGGGACAGAATGTAAACAGTTATGGTCTCTCGCCATCGGGCAAGCGCGAGGAAGGCAGTCTTTCCTTTGCCGAGCTCCTCCACATGGTAGCCCAGGCTGTACCGGATATGCGAGTGCGCTTCACCACCTCTAACCCAGAGGATATGACCGAGGACATCCTCCACGCCATTGCCGAAGAGCCAAACCTCTGCAAGCACATCCACTTCCCTGCACAGAGCGGAAGCAACAAGATTTTGAAGCTGATGAACCGCAAATACACCCGTGAGGAGTATCTGCAGCGCATCGCCGATATCAAGCGCATCATTCCAGGCTGCGGCATCACCACCGACATCTTCGTGGGTTATCACGACGAGACCGAGGAAGACCATCAGGAAACCCTCTCGCTGGTGAAGGAAGTAGGATTCGACAGCGCCTTCATGTTCAAGTATTCAGAGCGCCCGGGCACCTACGCAGCCAAGCACCTGCCAGACAACGTTTCTGAGGAAACCAAGATAGCCCGCCTCAACGAACTTATCAAGTTGCAAACCGAGGTGAGCGCCGAACAGAACAAGAAGGATGAGGGCAAGGTATTCACCATCCTCATCGAGAACTTCAGCAAGCGTAGCCGCGAACAGATGATGGGTCGAACAGAACAGAACAAGGCGGTTGTCATCGATAAGGGCAACCACCACATCGGAGAGTTCGTGAAGGTTCGCATCACCGGTTCTACCTCTGCTACTCTCTTCGGAGAAGAAGTAAAGGAGTAA
- a CDS encoding ATP-binding protein, whose translation MIEAKRVPYGVSDFLRVIRENQYYVDKTMYIPLLEAQPDNLIFIRPRRFGKSLFLSMLEAYYDCKIKDQFQEIFGGLWIGSQPTPLQGKYQVLTLDFSQVGGNIDNLEERFNSYCNICFDAFINRYAQFYDEATRKTVLAEDVASNKLATIQKYAKEHNYQLYLIIDEYDNFTNTVLNEQGEKVYHAMTHASGFYRDYFKKFKGSFAKIFMMGVSPVTLDDVTSGFNIGWHISTKPEFDKMLGFSTEDVRAMFTRYRDAGQIPADSDIEAMIEEIKPWYDNYCFSEACLNSKVRVFNCDMVLYYLRNYMDDGKAPKQMIDPNTKTDYNKMKRLLQLDKLDGNRKGIIRRITEEGSIVSNLYETFPASEIVKPEYFPSLLFYYGMLTIKDTFGDQLLLGIPNNNVRRQYYGYLQEQYQEINHINLNEFGYMLTCMAFYGKWEDVLGFMSKAYAEVASVRDGIEAERNLQGFFMAYLYLSSYYITAPELELNHGYCDFFLLPDLTHYPTKHSYIIELKMLPAKDFEAKAEAQWQEAVEQINRYAAAPRIEVLRQGTTLHKIIIQFAGWEMKRMEEV comes from the coding sequence ATGATAGAAGCAAAAAGAGTACCTTATGGAGTCTCTGATTTCCTGAGAGTTATCAGAGAAAATCAGTATTACGTAGATAAGACTATGTATATTCCGTTGTTGGAGGCTCAACCCGACAACCTGATATTCATTCGCCCTCGCCGCTTCGGCAAGAGCCTGTTCCTCAGTATGCTCGAAGCTTACTATGACTGCAAGATAAAAGACCAGTTCCAGGAAATCTTCGGAGGTCTCTGGATTGGCAGTCAGCCTACCCCTCTACAGGGTAAGTATCAGGTACTGACACTCGATTTCTCACAAGTAGGAGGAAACATCGACAATCTGGAGGAACGCTTCAATTCGTATTGCAATATCTGCTTTGACGCTTTCATCAACAGATATGCACAATTCTATGATGAAGCAACCAGAAAGACCGTTCTTGCAGAGGATGTAGCATCCAACAAGCTTGCTACTATCCAAAAATACGCAAAAGAACACAATTATCAGCTTTATCTCATCATCGATGAATACGACAACTTCACCAACACCGTGCTCAATGAACAGGGTGAAAAAGTGTATCATGCGATGACGCATGCCAGCGGTTTCTACCGCGACTACTTCAAGAAGTTCAAGGGTTCATTCGCCAAGATATTCATGATGGGTGTAAGCCCTGTAACACTAGACGATGTTACCAGTGGCTTCAACATCGGCTGGCATATCTCAACCAAGCCCGAGTTTGACAAGATGCTGGGCTTCAGCACAGAAGATGTACGAGCCATGTTTACCCGTTATCGCGATGCGGGACAGATTCCGGCAGATAGCGATATCGAGGCAATGATAGAAGAGATTAAGCCGTGGTATGACAATTATTGCTTCTCAGAGGCATGCTTAAACAGTAAGGTCAGGGTTTTCAATTGCGATATGGTGTTATATTATCTCCGTAATTACATGGACGATGGTAAAGCCCCTAAGCAGATGATAGACCCAAACACGAAAACCGACTACAACAAGATGAAGCGACTGCTCCAACTCGACAAGCTAGACGGCAACCGCAAGGGCATCATCCGCAGGATTACGGAGGAAGGCAGCATCGTATCGAATCTATACGAAACCTTCCCTGCCAGTGAAATCGTGAAGCCGGAATACTTCCCAAGCCTGCTGTTCTATTACGGCATGCTTACCATCAAGGATACTTTCGGCGACCAGTTGCTCTTGGGAATCCCGAACAACAATGTCCGCCGTCAATATTATGGCTATCTGCAGGAGCAATATCAGGAAATCAACCATATCAACCTGAATGAGTTTGGTTATATGCTCACCTGCATGGCGTTCTATGGAAAATGGGAAGATGTCTTGGGCTTTATGTCGAAGGCTTACGCCGAAGTGGCATCAGTAAGAGATGGCATCGAAGCCGAGCGCAACCTGCAAGGTTTCTTTATGGCATATCTCTACCTGAGCAGCTATTACATTACGGCTCCCGAGCTTGAATTAAATCACGGCTATTGTGATTTCTTCCTCTTGCCCGACCTGACTCACTATCCTACCAAGCATAGCTATATCATCGAACTGAAGATGTTGCCAGCCAAGGATTTTGAGGCAAAAGCCGAGGCACAATGGCAGGAAGCAGTAGAACAGATCAATCGTTATGCCGCAGCACCAAGAATAGAAGTCTTGCGCCAAGGCACGACATTGCATAAAATCATCATCCAGTTTGCTGGATGGGAAATGAAACGAATGGAAGAAGTATAA
- a CDS encoding lipopolysaccharide kinase InaA family protein: MRKIKINPKYEYLRVFIESIPDIFEKEGREIYNKRNLIKVLTAPDGTQVNIKRFHIPHGLNKFIYSWNIRKPKGQRAFEYPMILKRKGINTPEPLALIEEHNFLNLLGYSYLITIQCDYGHTLYEMADAKPEEYQYMAKALAHFAADIHLHEILHKDFTPGNILWKRDEEGFHFMLVDINRMDFGPVSEKKGLYNLRRFWGPKEFTRILVSEYALLRNIDTDKAVAYVMKERARFWTKYGKKHEIPFQLEL; encoded by the coding sequence ATGAGAAAGATTAAGATAAATCCTAAATACGAATATCTGAGAGTCTTTATCGAGAGCATACCTGATATTTTCGAGAAGGAAGGTCGTGAGATATATAATAAGCGCAACCTCATCAAGGTGCTAACAGCACCAGATGGAACACAGGTTAACATAAAGCGCTTTCATATACCACATGGTCTCAACAAATTTATCTATTCTTGGAATATCAGGAAGCCAAAAGGTCAACGAGCATTCGAATATCCTATGATTCTGAAAAGGAAAGGAATCAATACTCCAGAACCTTTAGCCCTCATTGAAGAGCATAACTTTCTGAATCTCTTAGGATATAGCTATCTTATCACCATCCAGTGTGACTATGGTCATACCCTCTATGAGATGGCAGATGCTAAGCCAGAAGAATATCAATACATGGCAAAAGCTTTAGCCCATTTCGCTGCAGACATCCATCTGCACGAAATCCTCCACAAGGACTTTACTCCTGGCAATATTCTCTGGAAACGAGATGAAGAAGGATTCCATTTCATGCTGGTAGATATCAACAGAATGGATTTCGGACCAGTAAGCGAGAAGAAAGGACTTTATAATCTCAGAAGATTCTGGGGGCCCAAAGAATTCACCCGTATCTTAGTAAGCGAATATGCCTTGCTGCGCAACATAGATACCGACAAGGCTGTAGCCTATGTGATGAAAGAACGGGCTAGGTTCTGGACCAAATATGGAAAGAAGCACGAAATTCCATTTCAGCTAGAATTATAG
- a CDS encoding ABC transporter ATP-binding protein, translating to MKEFLQILRRFVPPYKKYLGLSILFNILSAVLNIFSFAALIPILQILFKVDGGIRVNEYMHWNGDWGSIKEVATNNLYYYIQEFIVVHSASTALLVIGIFLAFMTFLKTGAYFLSSATIIPIRTGIVRDIRNQIYQKINSLSLGFFSEERKGDIIARMSGDVQEVENSIMSSLDMLFKNPILILFYFVTLICISWQLTLFTILFVPPFGWFMGVVGKKLKAHSIEAQALWSDTMSMVEETLGGLRIIKAFCAEEKMNKRFNQVNSSYRDNIMRVNIRQQMAHPMSEFLGTILIVVVLWFGGILVLDYGRIDGPTIIFYLVMLYSIINPLKEFSKASYNIPKGLASMERIDKILQAEVEIKDKENPEHISSFEHQIEFRHVSFAYTDHQNDELVYVLKDINLVIPKGKTIALVGQSGSGKSTMLDLIPRYYDVQEGEVLIDGINVKDLCVHDLRQLIGNVNQEAILFNASFKDNIRFGKTDATDEEIANAAKIANAYEFITKSEHGFDTNIGDRGGRLSGGQRQRVSIARAILKNPPILILDEATSALDTESERLVQDALEKLMKTRTTVAVAHRLSTIKHADEICVLHEGKIVERGTHDELIRKDGYYKKLHDMQQV from the coding sequence ATGAAGGAATTCTTGCAAATTTTACGCCGATTCGTCCCTCCATACAAAAAGTATCTGGGACTGTCAATCCTGTTCAATATCCTGTCTGCGGTATTGAACATCTTTTCGTTTGCAGCCTTGATACCAATCCTGCAAATCCTGTTCAAAGTAGATGGTGGTATCCGTGTCAACGAGTATATGCACTGGAATGGAGATTGGGGTAGCATCAAGGAGGTTGCAACCAATAACCTGTATTATTATATTCAGGAGTTTATTGTTGTCCATAGTGCATCAACAGCCCTTTTGGTCATCGGCATATTCCTAGCCTTCATGACATTCCTCAAGACGGGAGCCTATTTCCTCTCGTCAGCCACCATCATACCTATTCGTACAGGTATCGTAAGAGACATCCGCAACCAGATTTACCAGAAGATAAACAGTCTCTCGCTCGGTTTCTTCAGCGAGGAGCGCAAGGGAGATATCATTGCCCGCATGAGCGGTGATGTGCAGGAAGTGGAGAACAGCATCATGTCGTCGCTCGACATGCTCTTCAAGAACCCTATCCTGATTCTCTTCTATTTCGTTACGCTGATCTGCATCAGTTGGCAGCTCACCCTCTTCACCATTCTCTTTGTACCACCTTTCGGCTGGTTCATGGGAGTAGTGGGCAAGAAACTGAAGGCACACAGTATCGAGGCACAGGCACTTTGGAGCGACACGATGAGTATGGTAGAAGAAACCCTGGGCGGCTTGCGCATCATCAAGGCGTTCTGTGCAGAAGAAAAGATGAACAAGCGTTTCAATCAGGTTAATAGCAGCTACCGCGACAACATCATGCGCGTAAATATCCGCCAGCAGATGGCACACCCGATGAGTGAGTTCCTGGGAACCATCCTCATCGTAGTGGTATTGTGGTTTGGCGGTATCCTGGTTCTGGATTACGGCAGAATCGACGGTCCTACCATCATCTTCTATCTCGTGATGCTCTACAGCATCATCAACCCACTGAAGGAATTCTCCAAGGCGAGTTACAATATCCCAAAGGGATTGGCAAGTATGGAGCGTATCGACAAGATTCTGCAGGCTGAGGTGGAAATCAAGGATAAGGAGAACCCTGAGCATATCAGCAGCTTCGAACATCAGATAGAGTTCCGCCATGTTTCCTTTGCCTATACCGACCATCAGAATGATGAACTGGTTTACGTGCTGAAGGATATCAACCTGGTGATTCCTAAGGGAAAGACCATCGCACTGGTGGGTCAGAGCGGTAGCGGAAAGAGTACGATGCTCGACCTGATTCCTCGCTACTACGATGTACAGGAGGGCGAAGTGCTCATCGACGGTATCAACGTGAAGGACCTCTGCGTGCACGATCTCCGACAGCTGATAGGTAATGTAAACCAGGAGGCTATTCTCTTCAATGCAAGCTTCAAGGACAACATCCGATTCGGCAAGACCGATGCTACGGATGAAGAAATAGCCAATGCAGCTAAGATAGCCAATGCTTACGAGTTTATTACCAAGTCGGAGCATGGTTTCGATACAAATATCGGAGACCGAGGCGGCAGACTTTCCGGTGGCCAGCGCCAGCGTGTCAGCATCGCCCGTGCCATCCTCAAGAATCCTCCTATCCTCATCCTCGATGAAGCGACATCAGCCCTCGACACCGAGAGCGAGCGCCTGGTACAGGATGCCTTGGAGAAACTGATGAAAACCCGTACCACCGTGGCTGTGGCTCACCGATTGAGTACCATCAAGCATGCCGATGAAATCTGCGTATTGCACGAGGGTAAGATTGTGGAGCGCGGTACCCACGATGAACTGATTAGAAAAGACGGATATTACAAGAAGTTGCATGATATGCAGCAGGTGTAA
- a CDS encoding galactofuranosyltransferase yields the protein MEQKRLCYISRNYYNLTSAGNKAKTDNEDTLAEMGAINLGLPRTIRNSKILAFFLDLIGVIRACILLQKDDVLFLQYPVKKYFSFLCHIAQLKGARTVSLIHDLGSFRRKKLTIQKEINRLSNSDYIIASNDKMKGWLKEHGLQKPVGALGLFDYRSASRCSEEVTEREQIKVVYAGALSMKKNSFLIELSKTLSHWQLLVCGNKEGLQGLQNNPQITYQGFVPSEEFIKHIDADFGLVWDGDSLDGCSGEYGQYLKWNSPHKVSFYLRAGLPLIIWKEAAVALIIEEAGAGITICSLEELDDKLANLTPEQKKEMKKQAVNLAQKLNKGRFLQDAFRSL from the coding sequence ATGGAACAAAAAAGACTCTGTTATATTAGCCGCAACTATTATAATCTGACAAGTGCCGGCAATAAAGCAAAAACAGACAACGAGGATACGCTTGCAGAAATGGGAGCCATCAATCTTGGCTTACCACGCACAATCAGGAATAGCAAGATATTGGCTTTCTTCCTAGACTTAATAGGCGTCATCCGTGCCTGTATCTTACTCCAGAAAGACGATGTGCTGTTCTTGCAATATCCTGTAAAAAAGTACTTTTCGTTTCTCTGCCATATAGCCCAACTGAAAGGAGCCAGAACGGTTTCTCTGATTCACGACCTCGGCTCTTTCCGCAGAAAGAAGCTCACCATCCAGAAAGAGATAAACCGTCTTTCGAATAGTGACTATATCATCGCATCAAACGATAAGATGAAAGGATGGCTCAAAGAGCATGGGTTACAGAAGCCAGTTGGTGCCCTGGGCTTATTCGACTATCGTTCTGCATCAAGATGCTCGGAAGAGGTAACAGAAAGAGAACAGATAAAGGTGGTTTATGCCGGAGCCTTGAGCATGAAGAAGAATTCATTCCTGATAGAACTTTCCAAGACATTGAGCCATTGGCAATTACTGGTTTGTGGAAACAAAGAAGGTCTGCAAGGTTTGCAAAACAATCCTCAGATTACTTACCAAGGGTTTGTACCGTCAGAGGAATTTATCAAGCACATAGATGCCGACTTCGGACTGGTATGGGACGGCGATTCTCTTGACGGATGCTCGGGAGAATACGGGCAATACCTGAAATGGAATTCTCCTCATAAGGTATCCTTCTACCTCCGTGCCGGTTTGCCGCTCATCATCTGGAAAGAAGCTGCCGTAGCTCTTATCATCGAAGAAGCTGGAGCAGGTATAACCATCTGTTCGCTGGAAGAGCTGGATGACAAACTTGCCAATCTTACCCCGGAACAGAAAAAGGAGATGAAAAAGCAAGCGGTAAATTTGGCTCAGAAGCTGAACAAAGGCAGATTCCTTCAAGACGCTTTTCGCTCGCTATAA
- a CDS encoding phosphatase PAP2 family protein, translating into MTLEWVMLGYMAITIITMLFTYTKLVNPEAMLWGRLRVLVMTIALWAVYRMIPCRITKMVRIIAQMALLAWWYPDTYEINRMFPNLDHIFAGWEQDLFGCQPALLFAKALPWAVVSELMSMGYFMYYPMIALVSFYYFFCRYYEAERAAFVMLTSFFIYYLIYIYVPVAGPTFYFDAVGISEITKGIFPALGDYFNTHTNCLPTPGYTDGIFYQLVEDAKNAGERPTAAFPSSHVGVSTICMLLVWHAGNRKMLYVMLPFYIFLCLATVYIQAHYLIDAIAGLISAVVIYFALMAVSKGMIEHHTPSSRLRFR; encoded by the coding sequence ATGACACTGGAATGGGTCATGCTGGGATATATGGCAATCACCATTATCACCATGCTCTTTACCTATACCAAACTCGTAAACCCGGAAGCTATGCTTTGGGGACGACTGAGAGTGCTCGTCATGACCATCGCTCTTTGGGCAGTATACCGCATGATACCTTGCCGCATCACCAAGATGGTGCGCATCATTGCCCAGATGGCTTTGCTTGCCTGGTGGTATCCCGACACCTACGAAATCAACCGCATGTTCCCAAATCTCGACCATATCTTTGCAGGTTGGGAGCAGGATCTTTTCGGCTGTCAACCCGCCCTGCTCTTTGCCAAAGCCCTGCCTTGGGCTGTAGTAAGCGAACTGATGTCGATGGGCTACTTTATGTATTATCCGATGATTGCATTGGTTTCATTCTATTATTTCTTCTGCAGATATTATGAGGCTGAAAGAGCTGCATTCGTCATGCTCACCAGTTTCTTTATCTACTATCTCATCTACATCTATGTACCGGTAGCGGGTCCGACCTTCTACTTTGATGCAGTAGGGATATCAGAAATAACCAAAGGCATCTTCCCGGCTTTGGGCGATTACTTCAATACCCATACCAACTGCCTGCCGACACCGGGCTACACCGATGGAATCTTCTACCAGCTTGTAGAAGACGCCAAGAACGCCGGCGAGCGTCCTACAGCCGCTTTCCCAAGTTCGCATGTGGGCGTGAGCACCATCTGCATGCTCCTGGTCTGGCATGCCGGCAACAGAAAAATGCTATACGTGATGCTGCCATTCTACATCTTCCTGTGTCTGGCTACCGTATATATTCAGGCGCATTATCTCATCGATGCCATCGCCGGCCTCATCTCTGCCGTCGTCATCTATTTTGCATTGATGGCAGTATCGAAGGGAATGATAGAGCATCATACTCCTTCTTCGCGACTGAGATTCAGATAG
- a CDS encoding glycosyltransferase family 2 protein, whose translation MNCELSIIVPVYNTAQYLPQCIESILKQSFKNWELILIDDGSTDGSAEICEEWAQKDARIKVIHKVNSGQADSRNQALEICQGAYIGFVDSDDWIEESMYEVLMNDLKTTNSDIAICNHYDESKNKTLCKNVSDKRYILKNQEIQEFVIKDKIKSYIWQMLFKRELLNKPMPTSKNYEDYSILPHWFENAKQVVYTYQPLYHYRLRKSSIVHDLSLNRYYEFFKAEISRYNYYKRSPFRKIAKRMVVKRGIKAAKYVSRNQTSLSKQKEIKAMVSRISKDLKAFSLIGIEKKSFKERVLLYLLLKHPNKFILYQRMMDKLMFYKHSNLDLYE comes from the coding sequence ATGAATTGTGAATTAAGCATCATCGTTCCCGTTTATAATACAGCACAATATTTGCCTCAATGCATAGAGTCTATTCTAAAACAATCATTCAAGAACTGGGAACTAATTCTTATAGATGACGGCTCAACAGACGGCTCGGCTGAAATATGTGAAGAATGGGCTCAAAAGGATGCTAGAATCAAAGTCATCCACAAAGTTAATTCCGGACAGGCAGATAGCAGAAACCAAGCTCTTGAAATCTGTCAGGGAGCCTATATTGGCTTTGTTGACAGCGATGACTGGATTGAAGAATCTATGTATGAAGTCTTGATGAATGACTTAAAGACTACCAATTCAGACATTGCTATCTGTAATCATTACGACGAAAGTAAGAACAAGACTCTTTGCAAAAATGTTTCAGACAAGAGATATATCTTAAAGAACCAAGAAATACAGGAGTTTGTCATTAAGGATAAAATCAAGAGCTATATCTGGCAAATGCTCTTCAAACGAGAATTGCTCAACAAGCCGATGCCAACTTCTAAGAATTACGAAGACTATAGCATTCTGCCACATTGGTTCGAAAATGCCAAACAGGTGGTCTATACTTACCAGCCGCTGTATCATTACCGGCTTCGAAAAAGCAGCATCGTCCACGATTTATCTCTCAACAGATATTATGAATTCTTTAAGGCTGAAATATCAAGATATAATTATTACAAGCGCTCTCCTTTCCGCAAGATTGCCAAAAGAATGGTAGTAAAGCGAGGTATCAAAGCGGCTAAATACGTATCAAGAAACCAAACTTCTCTATCGAAGCAGAAAGAAATCAAGGCCATGGTAAGCAGAATATCCAAGGACCTCAAGGCCTTTTCTCTAATCGGTATAGAGAAAAAGAGTTTCAAGGAACGCGTTTTGCTTTATCTCTTGTTAAAACACCCTAATAAATTCATATTGTATCAACGAATGATGGACAAACTGATGTTCTACAAACATTCTAATTTAGATTTATACGAATAA